The proteins below come from a single Bombus fervidus isolate BK054 chromosome 15, iyBomFerv1, whole genome shotgun sequence genomic window:
- the LOC139995269 gene encoding pancreatic triacylglycerol lipase yields MSFVNGTMMLLAYTANMIATLPEKVGSELGENTIDNTNVTTTTLSPEERENQFDFDDQWYMWRCFEPYGCFYIGSPWSGENRPVSTFPARPDSINPRYMLYTRDNKAQPRELKIDKYETIRGSSLKNDRNLYLIVHGFLDNGDKTWVLRTMEELLIKEDSNVVIVNWIGGAGPPYTQAVANTRLVGAMTARLAYQLIEVGRVDSARIHCIGHSLGAHTCGYIGYTLRQTYDHKLGRITGLDPAEPHFSNTSTMVRLDPTDATFVTAIHTDCNPFISGGLGITQPVAHIDFYPNGGRNQPGCNEGVLNFITLEHGSFFRGIKRFVSCNHIRSYEYFIESINTDCPFLTVPCPSWDKFLEGSCFDCVNQYCPKFGLDAQPGNYHASVYSMTGSAKPFCRGHYKVVINVSKTNESLDHGGEVGTLALKVIGQNGKKSGRMPLSSQSMYYEPGSTHTVVLLGDVVGKLESVEISWEYRVSVFNPLTWRLLHTPRVYIDSLSVESLEAAHSITVCPDESKALLAKQPKILTTKNCHIARLNVIST; encoded by the exons ATGTCGTTTGTGAACGGAACGATGATGTTACTCGCGTACACCGCGAACATGATCGCGACGTTACCTGAAAAAGTGGGTTCCGAGCTTGGTGAGAATACTATCGACAACACGAACGTAACGACAACCACGTTATCACCGGAAGAACGAGAAAACCAATTTGATTTTGACGATC AATGGTACATGTGGCGTTGTTTCGAGCCGTACGGCTGCTTCTACATCGGTTCGCCATGGTCCGGAGAGAACAGACCAGTCTCCACGTTTCCGGCTCGCCCGGACAGCATAAATCCACGTTACATGCTTTACACTCGAGACAATAAGGCACAGCCACGCGAACTCAAAATCGATAAGTACGAGACTATTCGCGGATCGTCCCTTAAAAACGATAGGAATCTTTATTTGATCGTTCACGGCTTTCTCGACAACGGCGACAAAACATGGGTTCTG AGAACGATGGAGGAATTATTAATCAAGGAAGACAGCAACGTGGTGATCGTGAACTGGATCGGTGGAGCGGGTCCGCCATACACGCAAGCTGTGGCCAACACGAGATTGGTAGGTGCGATGACGGCTCGTTTGGCTTATCAGTTGATCGAAGTTGGACGAGTGGATTCCGCGAGGATACACTGCATAGGGCACAGTCTTGGCGCGCATACTTGCGGCTATATCGGATATACTTTAAGACAGACGTACGATCATAAACTTGGAAGAATCACTG GCCTCGATCCTGCCGAACCGCATTTCAGCAACACGTCGACGATGGTTCGGCTCGATCCGACCGATGCCACCTTCGTCACAGCTATCCACACCGATTGCAATCCTTTTATCAGCGGCGGCCTCGGCATCACTCAACCTGTCGCGCATATCGATTTCTATCCGAACGGTGGTCGCAATCAGCCTGGTTGCAACGAGGGTGTTCTCAATTTTATCACCTTGGAACATGGCAGCTTCTTCCGTG GGATAAAGAGATTCGTCAGCTGCAATCACATCCGCAGTTACGAGTATTTCATAGAGAGTATCAACACGGACTGCCCGTTTCTGACGGTTCCTTGCCCCTCTTGGGACAAGTTTCTAGAAGGTAGTTGCTTCGACTGCGTGAATCAGTACTGTCCCAAGTTTGGATTAGACGCTCAACCCGGAAACTATCACGCATCCGTCTACTCGATGACTGGATCCGCCAAACCGTTTTGCA GAGGCCATTACAAAGTCGTCATCAACGTCTCGAAGACGAACGAGAGCCTGGACCACGGTGGCGAAGTTGGGACTTTGGCGCTTAAAGTAATCGGacaaaatggaaaaaagtCAGGGAGAATGCCGCTCAGTTCTCAATCGATGTATTACGAACCAGGTAGCACTCACACCGTGGTACTGCTTGGTGACGTGGTTGGCAAACTGGAATCAGTGGAAATTTCGTGGGAGTACCGAGTCTCTGTTTTCAATCCGCTCACGTGGAGGCTTCTGCACACGCCTCGCGTCTATATCGACTCGTTGAGCGTCGAGAGTTTGGAGGCCGCTCACAG CATTACCGTGTGCCCCGACGAATCGAAAGCTCTGCTCGCCAAACAACCAAAGATCTTGACGACCAAGAATTGTCATATAGCTCGGCTGAACGTGATTTCAACCTAG